One window of the Triticum dicoccoides isolate Atlit2015 ecotype Zavitan chromosome 3B, WEW_v2.0, whole genome shotgun sequence genome contains the following:
- the LOC119282270 gene encoding uncharacterized protein LOC119282270, translating to MRRPAASVSVASKVQSVPKKAKEMIHFSRDQLIGLAFVAFGIILFVGFFYAAVVSKMLPPYENWLLSAIQNDRYYCLLVPLTLPVIIVAVYLHWLSMKMFKHA from the exons atgcggcggccggcggcgag TGTCTCTGTAGCATCGAAGGTTCAGTCTGTACCCAAGAAGGCCAAAGAGATGATACACTTTTCTAGAGATCAGCTGATTGGGTTGGCATTTGTTGCATTTGGCATCATATTATTTGTGGGTTTCTTCTACGCAGCTGTTGTGTCCAAAATGCTTCCGCCTTATGAGAACTGGCTTCTATCTGCCATCCAAAATGACAG GTATTACTGCCTACTCGTGCCCTTGACACTTCCCGTGATAATTGTGGCTGTCTATCTGCATTGGCTAAGCATGAAGATGTTCAAGCATGCCTGA